Within Natronogracilivirga saccharolytica, the genomic segment CAAAGAGGATTCCATGCTGCCGGATATCAGACCTGTACATATCTATGCCGCCAATGCGGCGGCTCTTAAAGCAAAACCGTATCGGGAATTGAATCCCGATGTGCAGCTCACCTGTGTCGTATCCGGAAAAACCGTTCTCGAAGAATACTTTCAAAATGTCATCAGGGAAGCCAAACCCAACAGATTAATCACAAAAAACCCGTGTCCCTACCCGTTGGAAGAGCTGTTTCCTGAATTCATGAATAACGGAGTGCGGATGGAAAGAATGAAAAGAAAGGATTCATATATTCTCCAGCACGCTTTATTCGGTCGAAGGACCTACTGGGCTGAATGGCTTAAACTTACATCATTGCAAAAAATCAAGCACCCGGGAAGGGCTGTAAGAATAGTATATAACCTGGTGAAGGAAAAATATCCGACAGGCGCCTCATCCGGACTGTTTTGTGTAATCAAGGCACTGAGCGAATACCCCGGGCATCCAATTGTAATGAGTGGCATAAGTTTGCAGGGCGGAGGACACTTCGATCAGGTTGATTATTTCACATCATCTCGTGGCAAAATCGACCGGTACCTCTTCAGGTCACTGCCTGATCATGTGAAAAAGAATCTGTTCACAGTTGACTCTTTGATGACTGAAAACGGCGGAGTTCAGCCGGCTGATGTGACCCCGTTAAACCATAAATTCGAATATAATTCAGATACCTGAATAATTAATACTCTTGAATAAATTTTTCAAAGAATGAACAGGGCATTGGTTACAGGCGCAGATGGTTTTATCGGTTCTCACTTGACAGAGCTTCTGCTGGAGAAAGGATTCAGGGTCAGAGCGCTTTCATACTACAACTCGTTCAACTTCTGGGGCTGGCTGGAAGATGTCCGGGATCACCCTGACCTGGAAATTATCAGCGGAGATATCCGTGATCCGCATTTTGTAAAGCATTGTCTCAAGGATATGGATGTCGTTTTCCATCTGGCATCATTGATCGCAATTCCATATTCCTACATCGCACCCGACAGTTATGTTGATACCAATGTCAGGGGCACCCTGAATGTATGTCAGGCGGCCAAAGAGCTTGGCGGCATCCGGGTATTGAGTACTTCCACCTCAGAAGTTTACGGTACGGCACGGTATGTTCCGATTGATGAAGATCATCCCAGGCAGCCGCAATCACCATACTCAGCTTCAAAAATTGCAGCCGATGCCATGGCGATGAGTTTTTACACATCCTTTGATTTGCCGGTCACCATTGTCAGGCCGTTCAATACCTATGGCCCGCGTCAATCGGCGCGCGCCATCATTCCGACCATCATCACCCAGATAGTCGCCGGTGAGAAAAGCATTAAACTGGGCGATGTATCCCCGACAAGGGACTTTAATTTTGTTAAAGACGTTGTGCGCGGATTCCTGGCCGTGGCTGCATCCGGCAAGACCATTGGAGAGGAGATCAATATTGCATCCAATTCTGAAATATCAATGGCTGACACGCTGGCACTCATAAAAAGTATCATGAAAAGCGATGTGCAGTTCATAACAGATGAGCAGCGTATCAGACCTGAAAAATCTGAAGTGTTCAGACTTTGGGGCGACAACAAAAAGATCACAAATTTGACAGACTGGGAGCCGGCCTGCTCTTTGGAAGCCGGACTGGAAGAGACGGTTTCATGGTACACAAACCCTCATAATCTGCAAAAGTTCAAATCGGCGATCTATAATATTTAGAGCTTTTGACAAGCCCCCGCAACCCTGGAACTACTTAGCTCATTGGAACCCGGATTTACGACATACTGCAAAAAAGTAACGGAATTTATACGTAATGTGTACGGAGATCCGGAACAGCCCGAAGCATTCATCCCGCTTCACGCGCCGGTCTTCAGGGGCAACGAAAAAAAGTACCTGGAAAAGTGCATCGACAGCACATTTGTTTCCAGTGTCGGGGCCTATGTGGACGAATTCGAAGGCCGGATGACAGAATATACCGGATCCGCTCAAGCGGTGGCATGCGTCAACGGCACAAGCGCTTTGCACCTGGCGCTCCGGTTGTGCGGTGCAGATCGCGAAACCGAGGTGATTACCCAGCCGCTTACTTTTGTAGCCACAGCCAATGCCATTCGGTACTGCGGGGCGGAGCCCGTATTTCTGGATGTCGATCGCGAAACCATGGGATTGTCACCCGATGCATTGCGCAACTGGCTGAAAAATCATGCAGAGATAACAAGCATCAGCGACTGGAACGAACCGACATGCATCAACAAATCGACCGGACGGCGGATTGCCGCCTGCGTACCCATGCATGCCTATGGGCATCCGTGCCGGATCGATGACATTGTCCGCATTTGCGAAGAGTATCATATACCGCTGGTCGAAGACGCGGCCGAGAGCGTGGGCAGTTTCTTCCGGGAGAGGCACACCGGCACGTTCGGAGATATTGGTGTGCTCAGCTTTAACGGCAACAAGGTGATCACGGCAGGCGGGGGCGGGATGCTCCTTTTCCGGGACAAGGAAATGGCCGGCCGGGCAAAGCACCTGTCCACACAGGCCAGGGTTCCCCACAAATGGGAGTTTATCCATGATCAGACCGGATACAACTACCGGATGCCCAATGTCAATGCCGCCCTCGGACTGGCCCAGCTCGAGCAACTTCCCCGGTTTCTGCGTGAAAAACGGCGCATTGCAGAACAGTACAGGGAATTCTTTGCCGGCTCAGACACAAATGGTCAGGCAGCAGGGGATGCATCCATCATCTTCATGACCGAGCCCGAACATGCACACTCGAATTACTGGCTGAACACCATCATGCTCCCCGGCAAACCGGCCCGGGATGAATTTCTTGCTTACACCAACGACCAGGGTATTATGACCCGTCCGGCATGGCGCCTGATGAACGAGCTGGAAATGTACCGTTCCTGCCAAACGGACCGGCTTGACAATGCAAGAGACCTGGCTGACCGGCTTGTGAATATTCCAAGCTCCGTTCCGGGAAACATATTATGATTTTATACGGCATTACATTGCAGCAGGTATATGAATAAAATTACAATCGGTTATTTCGCCGACGGTCCCTGGTCGCACCAGGCCCTGGATCGTCTGGCAGATGATCCATCCGTTGAAATATCATTTGTTGTGCCCAGAAAGGGCTCGCGCGATCAGACGCTGATCCGGCTTGCCCGGGAACATCAGATTCCCTGCCATGAAAACGCGCTTGTCAATTCACCGGAATTCATGGAGCTGGCAGCCGGCTATGAATGCGATCTGTTTGTATCCATGAGTTTCAACCAGATATTCAGGGAACTGTTGCTGAACATTCCCAAATGGGGCTCCATCAACTGCCATGCGGGAAAACTCCCGTTTTACCGTGGCCGGAATATTCTGAACTGGGCGTTGATCAATGACGAAAAGGAGTTCGGCATCACCGTGCACCATATTGATACCGGCATTGATACCGGAGACATCATTTCGCAGCAAACCTATCCCATCCGGGATTCCGATACCTACCGGACGCTGCTGGAACGGTCCTATACGTATTGTGCCGGCCTGCTTCATGATACTGTAAAAAAAATTCAGAACGGCACAGCAGCAAGAACACCGCAGTCGGAGATTCATCCCGTCGGATTTTATTGCGGAATGAGGGGGGAAGGTGATGAAATCATCGACTGGAATCATTCCTCACGGAATCTCTTCAACTTTATCCGGGCTGTTTGCGATCCCGCTCCCAAAGCCACAACGTTCTTCAAAGGACAAACCGTCAGGATCAACAAGGCCAAGATGATTCCCGGCGCACCGGCCTATATTGGAATTCCCGGTCAGCTGGTCGGAACCACATCTGCCGGATTAATTGTCAAAACAAAAGATACTACACTGGAACTGATGGAAATTGACAGTCCGGTTCCACTTAAAACAGGAGACAGGTTAGGATCATGAGCAATGGCATTAAAATCATAGCAGAAGCGGGAGTGAACCATAACGGTTCGATGAAACTGGCTGAAGAGCTGATTGATGCTGCCGCTGAAGCAGGGGCTGATTTTGTCAAATTCCAAAGCTTCCGGGCTGACGGTCTCGTCAGCAAGAATGCTCCCAAGGCCGATTACCAGAACAGGACAACCGATGTGACGGAATCCCAGTACGACATGATCAGGCGCCTGGAGTTGCAGGTACAGGATCATGAGCGGCTGATTTCACACTGCCGGAGCAGAGGCATCGGCTTTCTTTCATCTCCCTTTGACCATGACAGCATTGATCTTCTGGATCGTCTCGGACTCGATATATTCAAGGTCCCCTCGGGAGACGTGACCAACCTGCCCTATCTGCGCAAACTGGGCGCTTTGAAAAAACAGGTTATCCTGTCCACCGGAATGGCAGACATGAAGGAGGTCGGGGATGCACTGCAGGTGCTGGTTTCCGGCGGCACACCCAAAAGTAACATAACGGTGCTGCACTGCAATACGGAATACCCAACGCCCTTTGAGGATGTTAATCTGCGTGCCATGCAGGCCATCAAGCGGACATACGATGTCAATATCGGATATTCTGACCACACGACGGGAATTGAAATACCACTCGCCGCAGCGGCGCTGGGCGCAACAGTGATCGAAAAGCATTTCACTCTGGACCGGAACATGGAAGGGCCGGACCACAAGGCCTCACTGGAACCGGATGAACTTCAGCAAATGGTTGCCGGCATCTGGAATGTAGAAAAGGCTCTCGGCAGCGAAACCAAAAAACCGTCACCGTCCGAGGCCGCCAACATACCTGTGGTAAGAAAAAGTATTGTTGCTGCAACAGATATAGCAAAAGGCGATGAGTTTACCGAAGGCAACCTTGCCGTCAAACGTCCGGGAAGCGGCCTCTCACCGATGCTCTGGGATGAAGTGCTGGGCAGAAAGGCAGAAAAGGACTTCATGAAAGATGAACTGATCACCATATGAGCCGGAAAATTTGTGTTTTTACGGGTACCCGTGCCGAATACGGGTTGCTTGAGCCACTGATAAGCGAACTCAGGAATGAAGCCGGTGTGGAACTGCAGCTGCTTGTGACCGGGATGCACCTGTCTCCGGAATTCGGCCTGACGCATCAGGAAATCGATGCAGCCGGGTGCCATCAGGTCGAAAAAGTGGAAATTTTGCTCTCATCTGATTCGCCGGTCGGCATCTCCAAGGCCATGGGCCTGGGCATGATCTCCTTTTCCGAGGCACTGCAGCGTCTTGAACCGGATCTGCTGATCGGTGTGGGTGATCGCTTTGAACTGCTTGCCGCCGCCGCTGCCGCCACGGTCATGCGCATCCCCATAGCACATATTCACGGAGGTGAAACCACCGAAGGGGCAATGGACGAGTCATTCCGGCATGCCATCACAAAAATGAGCCACTGGCATTTTGCATCCACCGAAATCTACAGAAACCGGATTATCCGGATGGGCGAACATCCCGACAGGGTATTCAATACAGGTGCACCCGGAATTGACAACATCAGGCGGATGGAGCTTATGTCCGTGACCGGGCTGGAAAAAGAGCTCCCGTTCAGGATCACCGATAACACCCTGCTCGTGACATTTCATCCTGTGACACTGGAAGCACAGACGGCAGGTTCCCAGTTCGGGAAATTGCTGGATGCAATCGATCAGGCCGGGGATGTCAGGGTAGTCTTTACCAAACCCAATGCCGATACCGGCGGCCGGATTATCATTTCCATGATTGATGACTATGTCAAAAAAAATCCCGGAAAGGCAGTTTCCTTTGTGTCGATGGGGCAGAAGCGTTATTTATCCGCCCTGAAACATGCCGCATGCATCGTGGGCAATTCCTCCAGCGGAATTATAGAGGCGCCCAGCCTGAAAACCGGAACCGTAAATATCGGAAACCGGCAGAAAGGAAGGGTAAGGGCTGAAAGTGTCATTGACTGTGAACCGGACAGCGATGCCATTGCATCGGCCATAAAAACCTGCCTGAGTACTGAATTCAGGAGCAAGCTCGGCAACATAACCAATCCCTATGAATCACAGGGTGAAATGACATCCCGAAAAATCGCGAGAGTCCTTCTGTCAAGTCCCCCGGACGGACCGGTGATGAAGTCATTTTATGATCTGAAAACCTGAAAACTTCATGACGCTGGAACAATTCAAGAGTATCATCATAGACCAGTCCGCAGCGGTCAAGGATGCGCTGGTCAAGCTGGAAAAAAACGAACAGAAAATCCTGTTTGTGGTCGAAAACGGGAACAGGCTGATCGGTTCACTCACGGATGGCGATATCCGGAGGTGGATTCTCAAGGACGGCCCCCTGAATGCCAGTGTGGAGAAGGTTTGCTTCAAGGGAACATTTTTTGTCAAAACCGGATATGATCTGGTGCAGGTAAAAGAGGGTATGCGGGAGCGCAATATCACCTATGTGCCGGTTGTAGATGATAATCATGAGATCAAGGAATTTCTGTTATACGACAAGCTTTTCAACAACCGGGTCACCAAAAGGCCCGGGCATCTTGTCGACGCCGATGTCGTAATCATGGCCGGTGGCAAAGGAACCCGCCTGGAACCGTTTACCAGGGTTCTTCCCAAACCATTGATCCCCGTAGGTG encodes:
- a CDS encoding NAD-dependent 4,6-dehydratase LegB, whose protein sequence is MNRALVTGADGFIGSHLTELLLEKGFRVRALSYYNSFNFWGWLEDVRDHPDLEIISGDIRDPHFVKHCLKDMDVVFHLASLIAIPYSYIAPDSYVDTNVRGTLNVCQAAKELGGIRVLSTSTSEVYGTARYVPIDEDHPRQPQSPYSASKIAADAMAMSFYTSFDLPVTIVRPFNTYGPRQSARAIIPTIITQIVAGEKSIKLGDVSPTRDFNFVKDVVRGFLAVAASGKTIGEEINIASNSEISMADTLALIKSIMKSDVQFITDEQRIRPEKSEVFRLWGDNKKITNLTDWEPACSLEAGLEETVSWYTNPHNLQKFKSAIYNI
- a CDS encoding LegC family aminotransferase, translated to MYGDPEQPEAFIPLHAPVFRGNEKKYLEKCIDSTFVSSVGAYVDEFEGRMTEYTGSAQAVACVNGTSALHLALRLCGADRETEVITQPLTFVATANAIRYCGAEPVFLDVDRETMGLSPDALRNWLKNHAEITSISDWNEPTCINKSTGRRIAACVPMHAYGHPCRIDDIVRICEEYHIPLVEDAAESVGSFFRERHTGTFGDIGVLSFNGNKVITAGGGGMLLFRDKEMAGRAKHLSTQARVPHKWEFIHDQTGYNYRMPNVNAALGLAQLEQLPRFLREKRRIAEQYREFFAGSDTNGQAAGDASIIFMTEPEHAHSNYWLNTIMLPGKPARDEFLAYTNDQGIMTRPAWRLMNELEMYRSCQTDRLDNARDLADRLVNIPSSVPGNIL
- a CDS encoding methionyl-tRNA formyltransferase encodes the protein MNKITIGYFADGPWSHQALDRLADDPSVEISFVVPRKGSRDQTLIRLAREHQIPCHENALVNSPEFMELAAGYECDLFVSMSFNQIFRELLLNIPKWGSINCHAGKLPFYRGRNILNWALINDEKEFGITVHHIDTGIDTGDIISQQTYPIRDSDTYRTLLERSYTYCAGLLHDTVKKIQNGTAARTPQSEIHPVGFYCGMRGEGDEIIDWNHSSRNLFNFIRAVCDPAPKATTFFKGQTVRINKAKMIPGAPAYIGIPGQLVGTTSAGLIVKTKDTTLELMEIDSPVPLKTGDRLGS
- the neuB gene encoding N-acetylneuraminate synthase → MSNGIKIIAEAGVNHNGSMKLAEELIDAAAEAGADFVKFQSFRADGLVSKNAPKADYQNRTTDVTESQYDMIRRLELQVQDHERLISHCRSRGIGFLSSPFDHDSIDLLDRLGLDIFKVPSGDVTNLPYLRKLGALKKQVILSTGMADMKEVGDALQVLVSGGTPKSNITVLHCNTEYPTPFEDVNLRAMQAIKRTYDVNIGYSDHTTGIEIPLAAAALGATVIEKHFTLDRNMEGPDHKASLEPDELQQMVAGIWNVEKALGSETKKPSPSEAANIPVVRKSIVAATDIAKGDEFTEGNLAVKRPGSGLSPMLWDEVLGRKAEKDFMKDELITI
- the neuC gene encoding UDP-N-acetylglucosamine 2-epimerase, whose amino-acid sequence is MSRKICVFTGTRAEYGLLEPLISELRNEAGVELQLLVTGMHLSPEFGLTHQEIDAAGCHQVEKVEILLSSDSPVGISKAMGLGMISFSEALQRLEPDLLIGVGDRFELLAAAAAATVMRIPIAHIHGGETTEGAMDESFRHAITKMSHWHFASTEIYRNRIIRMGEHPDRVFNTGAPGIDNIRRMELMSVTGLEKELPFRITDNTLLVTFHPVTLEAQTAGSQFGKLLDAIDQAGDVRVVFTKPNADTGGRIIISMIDDYVKKNPGKAVSFVSMGQKRYLSALKHAACIVGNSSSGIIEAPSLKTGTVNIGNRQKGRVRAESVIDCEPDSDAIASAIKTCLSTEFRSKLGNITNPYESQGEMTSRKIARVLLSSPPDGPVMKSFYDLKT